Proteins encoded in a region of the Microlunatus antarcticus genome:
- a CDS encoding SDR family NAD(P)-dependent oxidoreductase, whose translation MNATFARNDAPATRLTGRVVLVTGGARGQGASHAHRLAAEGATVWACDVLDSEGAALAARLEGEGLDVRYRHLDVTSPEAWASVVGEIEAAHRQLDGLVNNAGIIHVTPIAEETLDAWNRLLAVNVTGALLGMQACLPLLRRSGAAAVVNVASIFGVIGAPGYVAYCASKGALVAMTKVAALELAPDQIRVNTLVPGGVSTPMNEHEKEGGVIPDTPLKRRAHVSELSSAVAFLLSSDASFVTGTELVVDGGFLSR comes from the coding sequence GTGAACGCGACCTTCGCCCGGAACGACGCCCCCGCGACCCGGCTCACCGGCCGCGTGGTGCTCGTGACCGGCGGGGCCCGCGGGCAGGGCGCGTCCCACGCGCACCGGCTCGCCGCCGAGGGCGCGACCGTGTGGGCGTGCGACGTCCTGGACTCCGAGGGCGCGGCGCTCGCGGCCCGCCTCGAGGGCGAGGGCCTCGACGTGCGCTACCGGCACCTCGACGTCACCAGCCCCGAGGCCTGGGCCTCGGTCGTCGGCGAGATCGAGGCGGCCCACCGCCAGCTCGACGGCCTGGTGAACAACGCGGGGATCATCCACGTGACGCCGATCGCCGAGGAGACGCTCGACGCCTGGAACCGCCTCCTCGCGGTCAACGTCACCGGCGCCCTGCTCGGGATGCAGGCCTGTCTGCCGCTGCTGCGCCGCAGCGGTGCCGCCGCGGTCGTCAACGTCGCGTCGATCTTCGGCGTGATCGGGGCCCCGGGCTACGTCGCCTACTGCGCCAGCAAGGGCGCGCTCGTGGCCATGACCAAGGTCGCCGCCCTCGAGCTCGCGCCCGACCAGATCCGGGTCAACACCCTCGTCCCGGGCGGCGTCAGCACCCCTATGAACGAGCACGAGAAGGAGGGGGGCGTCATCCCCGACACCCCCCTGAAGCGCCGCGCGCACGTCTCCGAGCTCTCGAGCGCGGTGGCGTTCCTCCTCTCCTCCGACGCCTCGTTCGTGACCGGCACCGAGCTCGTCGTCGACGGCGGCTTCCTCAGCCGCTGA